The sequence GCGATCACCGACACGATGAAGGGAGAGAAAATGATGCCCAGCACCGTGACGGCCGCGAGGACCAGCGAGAGGACCGTGAATGTGACGTTTGCCAGCTCGAGGGCGTCCCGCTTTGATCTCTTATCAAGATATTCGGTAAAGACAGGTACAAAGGCAATCGTGAGCGAGCCTTCAGCCAGGAGGCTTCTCAGAAGATTGGGTATGCGGAAGGCCACGAAGAACGCGTCGGTGGCAAGCCCGGCACCGAAAAAGGCGGCTACCACCATATCGCGGAGAAAGCCGAATATCCTGCTGAGGAGCGTGGAGAAACCGACGACACCCGCTGCCTTGACAACACGTTTTCTTTCCGATTCCCTGTTTGCCTTCGGATGTTCCATAGAGATCGGCTGTACGCCTTATCCTCGGAAAAGTGCGGCTTCAATATCCGCCCTGGTCGCTCCCGACACGATGATCTGTTTGTTCTTCGACCGGTGGCCTGAAAGGATGGCGATATCAGATTTCCGTACCCCGAGAATTTCCGACAGGAAACGGATGCATTCTTCGTTCGCCTTTCCCTCGACGGGCGGTGCCGTGATCTTCAGCTTCAGCGCGTCACCCTGCATGCCGGCGCATTCCGTCCGCGACGACCGGGGCACGACGCGTACACTGATAACGACACCCTTGTCCGTTTCCCTGCACATCACACAACCTTCCTCGGCACCGGCGCGAACCGTCTTCTCCCGTGCCCGAACCGTTCCGTCCCGCCTGTATCGTCACTGGAGCGTGACGGACAGTTGCATCAACGTCCGCACCAGGAAGTTCTGGAGGAATATTATTACGAGAATGACAATTACGGGAGATATGTCGATCCCCATACCGCCGAGCGGTGGGAATATCCTGCGGATATAATACCGGACGTAGTAGAGGACAGGTTCCGTGATACGATAGAGAAACTGAACGATCTGGTTATAGGGATCGGGATTCACCCACGATATCAAGGCCCTGATGACGATGATCCACATGTAGAGGGTCAGAACGAGGTCGATGATCCGTGCAAGGGCCTGCAGAAAGTTTCCTATGACAAACATGTCCTTTTCTCCATCGAATGATAATTCATGGGTTTAAGTAATGACTGATTCGTCAAAAGTCAAGGAATATCCCGACGAAAGAGGACCGCGTCGTTTCCTGACGGCATCGAATGGATTGCCTTTTCCCGCCGCCGAATGTATAATCCCTCATCTTCCAAGGGAGGCTCAACGGTGCTGGAAAAGAAAAAGATCGCCCTTCTGGGGGGCGGGAACATGGGTGAGGCCGTCATCAGCGGTCTCCTCTCGGCCAGTCTGTCACTACCGGAGAACATCGTCGTTTCCGAACCCCGGGAAGACCGCCGGCGGTTTCTGGAACAGACCTACGGTGTAACGACCGGGAACACGAACGCCGACGTGGTGAAGGGGCGGGATATCATTCTCCTGACGGTGAAACCACAGGATATGGGCACGGTCCTGCGGGAGATATCGCCGCACGTTACCGCCGCGTCGCTGGTCATATCCGTTGCCGCGGGCATTCCATTGCGTTTCATCGAAGAGCACCTGCAGCAGAACATCCCCGTCATCAGGGTCATGCCCAATATGCCCGCCCTGATCGGCGCCGGCGCAGCGGCCCTTGCCGTGGGAACCCATGCATCCGAAAAGAACCTTGCCGTGGCGGGACAGATATTCGA is a genomic window of Deltaproteobacteria bacterium containing:
- a CDS encoding YggU family protein, producing the protein MCRETDKGVVISVRVVPRSSRTECAGMQGDALKLKITAPPVEGKANEECIRFLSEILGVRKSDIAILSGHRSKNKQIIVSGATRADIEAALFRG
- a CDS encoding YggT family protein, whose amino-acid sequence is MFVIGNFLQALARIIDLVLTLYMWIIVIRALISWVNPDPYNQIVQFLYRITEPVLYYVRYYIRRIFPPLGGMGIDISPVIVILVIIFLQNFLVRTLMQLSVTLQ
- the proC gene encoding pyrroline-5-carboxylate reductase, yielding MLEKKKIALLGGGNMGEAVISGLLSASLSLPENIVVSEPREDRRRFLEQTYGVTTGNTNADVVKGRDIILLTVKPQDMGTVLREISPHVTAASLVISVAAGIPLRFIEEHLQQNIPVIRVMPNMPALIGAGAAALAVGTHASEKNLAVAGQIFDSLGVTVVVDETMLDTVTGLSGSGPAYAFKMIEALVDAGVKLGLPHDIATLLTAQTILGAARLCLESGKSPAQLTDLITSPGGTTIAGLAVLEKGDFRSTVMGAVEAAAARSRELGKVSP